In Octopus bimaculoides isolate UCB-OBI-ISO-001 chromosome 28, ASM119413v2, whole genome shotgun sequence, the following are encoded in one genomic region:
- the LOC106878039 gene encoding G-protein coupled receptor 52: MWANSTDDPENFTKPNWIHMTIMIAVTVLILLSSLFTLAVIVYSNGYRSLQGIFMICIASSNLLVGVLVTPVGIFLSQNPDYQTIENICPVSCTSLLWSVTFVLYCIGFMALEKYFKIKLSITYVNRIRPLYGWIVACLTAVGSAFVVALPIKLQGSEMFRLYSDTSFLCIFSYQGLGYISTPAILLNIGSHLALGQLVRHIKRNPNQMCPSMPRRLNRDLTAAKTISISLGIFLCSYIPATVCIFLRQYVVVDIPKPVFFGVTWLTISNNFFISILYYQHNSVFRYKAQKLIQVMCNPCQSLFCSKTNIKGLWTFTDVNDQLSL; the protein is encoded by the coding sequence ATGTGGGCTAACAGCACAGACGACCCGGAGAACTTTACCAAACCGAATTGGATTCATATGACAATAATGATTGCCGTGACGGTTCTAATCTTGTTGTCATCTCTTTTCACTCTGGCCGTCATCGTTTACTCGAACGGTTACAGGTCATTACAGGGCATATTCATGATCTGTATAGCTTCGTCTAATTTATTAGTCGGCGTTTTGGTCACACCTGTCGGCATATTTCTCTCGCAAAACCCGGACTATCAAACGATCGAGAACATCTGTCCCGTGTCCTGCACCTCGCTCCTGTGGTCTGTCACTTTCGTTCTCTACTGCATCGGCTTCATGGCCCTGGAAAAGTACTTCAAAATCAAGTTATCTATTACCTACGTTAACCGGATTCGACCACTCTACGGTTGGATTGTAGCTTGTCTGACAGCCGTCGGCAGTGCCTTCGTCGTCGCCCTCCCGATAAAGCTTCAAGGTTCCGAGATGTTCCGTTTGTACTCTGACACCAGTTTTCTGTGCATCTTCAGCTACCAAGGTTTGGGCTATATTTCCACACCAGCCATCCTACTTAATATCGGTTCGCATTTGGCGCTCGGCCAACTTGTGCGTCATATCAAGCGCAACCCCAATCAAATGTGTCCATCGATGCCTCGCCGACTCAACCGCGACCTGACGGCAGCGAAAACCATTTCCATTTCACTCGGGATCTTTCTCTGCTCCTATATTCCTGCTACAGTCTGTATCTTCTTACGACAATACGTTGTCGTGGACATACCAAAACCAGTCTTTTTCGGAGTCACTTGGTTGACGATCTcaaacaatttctttatttccatcCTCTACTACCAACACAACAGTGTGTTCCGGTACAAGGCCCAGAAACTGATTCAAGTTATGTGTAATCCTTGCCAGTCATTGTTCTGCAGCAAGACGAACATTAAGGGCCTCTGGACATTTACTGATGTCAATGACCAACTAAGTTTATAA